A region of Gracilinanus agilis isolate LMUSP501 chromosome 3, AgileGrace, whole genome shotgun sequence DNA encodes the following proteins:
- the LOC123241670 gene encoding MLV-related proviral Env polyprotein-like has product MVPLSSPMVSQVAVPEYPIVESGWFRIIGAQRKILTGDYTVHLSTSNGKNVGKCKCVNDGKMTSPWNCLLYIFQLFLACLGRSPHFPARQTWEIINPINQRILSRVTSQNMPPLTWFPELFIDFCQLGNPSSSSFHYCSPATPLPPGTKMIPTFPIYGCPGFSQPDFCGGLSEGFCAIWGCETIGTVHWVPKNRDLIQITSGLRPPSCILNNPPKIPNCNPLNISFTSTGKLDSRWTDGLTWGLRLYKIGPDDVVLMTIRLRIKTITVSVGPNTIFTERQPPLPPLPPVRFPSVTHTPLDNSRPHSISAKFRPHLTPNPIPYLPPASTSQRLLNLIFGTYMALNFSQPDKTRDCWLCLPATPPYYEAFALNLDPDYYIQPPEHCFHEPPKLTISDLSGSGLCLGKPPSPYDSLCNSTLQRHLGSFYLIAPNNTFWACNTGLTKCIIGTRFNFSSEFCILISLWPRITYHYGPYALTTIDSSALRYKREVLSLSIITLLGLGGIATGISTGTTALVETRYLQSLHTALIADLEDIEKSVTALEKSLTSLSEVVLQNRRGLDLLFLKEGGLCVALKEECCFYADHTGIARESMAKLRERLAQKKREAKAREGWFNTLLKNSPWLSTLIPTIITPLLILILALTFGPWGFQHLTKFIKSNVDSALDKFPTVQCHRIQITDAEQPHDTRLHFNRAVAVPEYPIVESGWFRIVNCHFEFILIQLGENY; this is encoded by the exons ATggttcccctctcttcccctatGGTCTCTCAGGTGGCTGTTCCCGAATACCCCATAGTTGAATCCGGCTGGTTCCGGATAATTGGCGCCCAAC GCAAGATCCTGACGGGGGATTATACAGTCCACCTAAGCACAAGCAACGGCAAGAACGTGGGGAAGTGCAAGTGTGTGAATGATGG GAAGATGACCTCTCCTTGGAATTGCCTCCTCTACATCTTCCAGTTATTCCTTGCCTGCCTCGGTCGGAGCCCTCACTTCCCTGCCAGGCAAACCTGGGAAATCATTAACCCGATCAACCAAAGAATTCTTTCGCGGGTCACTTCACAGAACATGCCTCCTCTCACTTGGTTCCCCGAgctttttattgacttttgtcAGTTAGgaaacccttcttcctcctcgtTTCACTACTGTTCACCTGCCACTCCACTTCCGCCCGGGACGAAAATGATACCTACATTCCCCATCTACGGTTGTCCAGGATTCTCCCAACCTGACTTTTGCGGTGGTCTTTCTGAAGGATTCTGTGCCATCTGGGGGTGTGAGACTATCGGTACTGTACATTGGGTCCCAAAAAATCGGGATCTTATCCAAATTACAAGCGGACTTCGACCGCCTTCTTGTATTTTGAATAATCCCCCTAAGatccctaattgtaatccccttaaCATCTCGTTTACCAGCACCGGGAAATTGGATTCCCGATGGACCGATGGTCTCACCTGGGGATTGCGCCTTTATAAGATTGGCCCGGATGATGTTGTTCTTATGACTATCCGCCTCCGAATCAAAACCATCACAGTTTCGGTTGGCCCTAATACTATTTTCACTGAGCGACAACCCCCACTTCCCCCCCTTCCGCCAGTACGGTTCCCCTCTGTTACCCACACTCCCCTTGATAATTCCAGACCCCATTCAATCTCTGCCAAGTTTAGACCTCACCTGACCCCAAACCCAATCCCTTACCTCCCTCCTGCTTCTACTTCTCAGCGTCTCCTTAACCTTATCTTCGGTACATATATGGCCCTAAATTTCTCTCAACCCGATAAGACTAGAGACTGTTGGTTATGCCTCCCTGCTACCCCTCCTTATtatgaagcttttgctttaaaCCTCGATCCTGATTATTATATCCAGCCCCCTGAACATTGTTTTCATGAACCCCCCAAGCTTACTATTTCTGATCTCTCCGGGTCCGGTCTCTGCTTGGGGAAACCACCCTCTCCTTATGATTCTTTATGTAATTCCACTCTGCAGAGGCATCTAGGTAGTTTCTACCTGATTGCACCCAATAACACCTTTTGGGCATGTAACACCGGCCTCACTAAATGCATTATAGGGACCCgtttcaatttttcctctgaattctgtATCCTTATATCCCTTTGGCCCCGTATTACTTATCATTATGGCCCCTACGCTTTAACAACAATTGACTCCTCTGCCTTACGGTATAAAcgagaagttctttctctctctattattaCCCTCCTAGGCCTCGGAGGAATAGCCACTGGCATTAGTACCGGGACCACAGCTCTTGTGGAAACACGTTATCTCCAATCTCTCCATACAGCACTTATTGCAGATCttgaggatattgaaaaatcaGTTACAGCCCTAGAAAAATCTCTCACCTCCCTTTCGGAAGTTGTTTTACAGAATAGACGGggacttgaccttttattcttaaAAGAGGGCGGGTTATGTGTTGCACTTAAAGAAGAATGCTGCTTTTATGCAGATCATACCGGTATTGCCCGAGAATCCATGGCAAAATTAAGAGAGCGATTAGCTCAGAAAAAGAGGGAGGCCAAGGCAcgagaaggatggtttaatacactCCTTAAAAACTCCCCTTGGCTATCTACTCTGATCCCTACTATTATTACACCACTTCTTATTCTTATATTAGCTCTTACTTTTGGCCCTTGGGGTTTCCAACATCTAACCAAATTCATTAAATCAAACGTagactcagcccttgataagtttcCTACGGTTCAATGCCATCGTATTCAGATAACGGACGCGGAACAACCTCACGATACTCGTCTACATTTTAACAGGGCG GTGGCTGTTCCCGAATACCCCATAGTTGAATCCGGCTGGTTCCGGATAGTGAACTGTCACTTTGAGTTTATCCTTATCCAACTTGGagaaaactattaa